From the genome of Novosphingobium sp. P6W:
GCCCGATGTCGGCTTGAGGGGCTGGGCCGCGGGAGTAGGGCTCGAACCGGGCAGAACCGGGTCGACGGTGACGGGCTGGTCACCGGCCACCAAGGCGCGCGCCTCCGCCTTCGTCTCGACGGCGGGAGGCGAGCCGCGCAGCGGCATGCCGGCGGTCTCGCGTACCGTCAGCATCGTGAGAATTCCGATCGCCGCCGCTACCATGAGGTAGTAGGCCGGAACCAGCGGGTCGCCCGTCACATTCACAAGCCATGCCGTGAACAGCGGGGTCGTGCCGCCGAACAGGGATACAGATACGTTGAAGGCGATAGACAGCCCGCTGTAGCGCACCGGCGTATAGAAGAGCGCTGGCAACGTGGAGGGCATCGAACTGGTGAAGCACACCAGCGCCAGGCCAAGCAGCATCAGGCCAAGGAAGATCAGCCAGTTGTTGCCGGTCCCGATCAGCAGCATGCAGGGTACCGCCAGCAGCAATAGCGCGGTGCAGGCGCCGATGATCATCGGCTTGCGGCCCAGGCGGTCGCTGAATATGCCGCCGACGATATTGAGCGGCATCATCACCAGCATGACCAGGATGATAAGCAGCAGCCCCTTGCTCTCGGCGTAACCCATGGTGACGCTGAGATAGCTCGGCATGTACGTGAGCAGCATGTAGTCGGTGACGTTGAAGACCAGGACGAGGCCGACGCATTTCAGCAGCTGGCGCCAGTGCACGCGGAACAGGTTGCCTAGGCCGGGACGATCCATTTCGCGCTTTTCCGCTTCCTCGGAATAGGCCTGGAACGCGGGCGTTTCCTCCAGCTTGAGGCGCATGTAGAGGCCCAGCAGGCCCAGCGGCCCCGCGACCAGGAACGGCAGGCGCCAACCCCAGGAGAGCATGTCCGCGTCGCTTAGCGACATCTGTAGGGCGGTCACCGTGCCGGCGCCGGCGATGTAGCCGCCAAGCGTTCCGAACTCCAGCCAGCTGCCCATTAGGCCGCGCCTCTTGTCCGTCGAATACTCGGCGATGAAGGTCGCTGCGCCGCCATATTCGCCGCCGGTGGAAAAGCCCTGAACCAGCCGCGCGGCCAGCAGCAAGGCCGGAGCGGCCATGCCGATGCTGTTGTAGCTGGGGATCAGCCCGATCGAGAATGTCCCGGCGGCCATCATGATCATGGTGAAGGCCAGCACCTTGTGGCGGCCGTAGCGATCGCCCAGCGGGCCGAAGACGATGCCGCCCAGCGGACGCACCAAGAATGCGGCGGTGAACGTCGCCAGGGTCGCGATCAGCTGCGCGGTGGGGTTACCGGTGGGAAAGAACACCCGTCCCAGCGTGACGGCAATGTAGCCGTAGACGCCGAAGTCGAACCACTCCATCGCATTGCCCAGCGCCGCCGCACCTACTGCACGGTTGAGCGTCGAGCGGTCGACCAGGGTAACGTCTTCGACTTTCATTTCGCGGCGACGTTTGAACCAGCCGAGATGCGCCTGCGGCGCTCGGATAGAGGACATGGGTATCTCCGGTTCCACCATAAGCAGGCGCGAAAAAGGCGCCGCGGCTCTGGGCGGATAAGGCCAATTTTCGGCCTGAAATAAAGGGCGATGCCGAATTCGGCGTCTAACGAATGCGCGCCCCATAAACACAATTTGCAACAAAAGGGGACAACAAGGGACAGGGCGTGCGGTAGCAGCGATGGGGCGCTGCAAGGTATCCAACGCACAACGCCGGCGAATGGTTCCGCGATCCTGGATCAGGCGGCTACCGAGGCGAACCCGTAAGGTGTCCCGGAATTGTCACGACCTACCCCTAACGGCCCTCAGACGCACAAGGAGGGACACGGCCTTGACCTGGCTGAGGGACGTTGATCGCTGGTTTATCGAGGAAGTGCTGCCCCACCGGGTCGCCTTCAGGAAACACGCGGCGCGTCTGGTCGCCGCCGCCGATGCGGAAGATCTCGTGCAGGAAGCCTATGCCCGCGCTATCGAGGCATCCCACCACCGCGAGATCGACAACCCGCGCGCTTTTGTGCTGACTATCATCCGCAACCTCGCATTCGAAAGACACCGCCGGGCGTCGGTGGTGCGATTCGAACATCTGGCCGACATGGAAGCGATGGATTTCGCCGACGGTGCGCCCGATCAGTTCGCGGTGGTATCGGGCCAGCTGGAACTTTCGCGGTTGATGGAACTGATGAAAACCCTCCCGCCACAGGCGCGCACTGTGGTGCAATTGCGTCGTTTCGAAGGCATGTTGCCGAAAGACATAGCGGTGAGGCTGGGTCTATCCGTCTCTACTGTTGAGAAGCATCTTGCCAAGGGGCTGGCCATTCTGGCTTTCGCGTTGCAGGAAGCCCCCGCGCACGCAAAGGGACCAACGATTTCAAGCCTATGGCAACGCCGCCGACAACAAGGGAATTGATGGAGGATGCTGCCGAATGGCTGGCTGCGATGGATGCAGGCACGGCCAGTCGGCAGGACTTCGAGGCTTGGCGTGCCGGCGATCCGCGGCGGGCGGTGGCGTTTGCGCAGGTCGTGGACGCTTGTCAGCAGATCGACCGGCTGCGCGCGGTTCATGAACGCGCGCCCGCTCCGCCGCAGCGGCTGAACCGCCGTACCCTGCTGCGCGCGGGCGCCATCGCCGGCGGCACTGCCGTCGCGGGCGGGTTCCTGGCGGTGAGTGCGGCCGCGCGCGACCATGCCGCCACCGCCGTGGGAGAGCGGCGAACCCTCATCCTCGATGACGGCACCCGCGTTGAAATGAACACTGACACCCGGATCAGCTGGCGCATCAAGGATGGCGCCCGCTCGATCTGGCTGGAGGCTGGTGAGATCGCGCTGGATGTGCGGGCGCCGGCGGGGACGCGGCCCGATCTGCGCCTTTCCGCCAACGGAACCGATTTCAATTTACGCGGCGGATTGTTCAACGCGCGCCTCCAGCCGGAATCGCTGGATCTGCTGGTGCTTTCCGGACAGGCGGAGATGGAAGGCGGCGCGCGCAAAACGGTGAAGGCGGGCACATTCGCCCAGGTCATCGGCCGCAATATTTCGGTCCGCCCCGCCGAGCCTGTCGCGCTGGACCGCGCTCAAAGCTGGAAGAACGGGCAACTCGTGTTCGAAGGCGAGAGCCTTGATTTCGTGGTGGCGGAATTCAACCGCTACCTGACCGACAAGCTGCTGGTGGCCGATCCCAAGCTGTCGCGCATCCGGCTGGGCGGGCGTTTCACCACCACCGATCCCAAAGACCTTCTCGCGGCGCTGCGGGCATCTTTCGGAGTCCGCGCCCAGCGCAGCGAGAGCGGCGCCATCATGCTTACGGCAAGCTGAACAATTTTTTTGCAGTGCAATAGCGGTGGCCCGGCTCCCGCTCATCCCTCCCTTCGAGACACGAATTCCACCCGGAGGGCACAATGGCATTTCATTCGATCGTACTACCCCTGATACTGGCGGCGGCACCGGCTGACGCCGCCGCAGAGCGTACCATGAGCTTCAATATCCCGGCCCAGAACATGGCCACTTCGCTCAACGAATTCGGCCGTCAGGCCGGTGTCCAGATGGTGTTCCCTTACGACGTGGTCGTCGGCCAGCGCTCTGCCCCGCTCAAGGGCCGCTTCACGCGCAGCCAGGCGCTGCGCCGCCTGATCGCCGGGCGCGGCATGGCAATTTCGCTCGAAAGCCGCTCGATCATCTCGCTTGCCGCAGCCCCGGCATCGCCCGTGAGCGACATGTCGGGCGCCAAGGCGCGCAGCGGCGGACAGGACATCGTCGTTACCGCGCAGAAGCGCCAGGAAGACCTGTCCAAGGTGCCGCAGGCGATCACCGTAGTTTCGGGCGAGGAAGTAGAAAAGCGCCGCATCGTCGACTTCGCCAGTATGGTCGATGAAGTGCCCGGCCTTTCGATCAACTACGGCTTCGGCGGTGAGAGCTATGGCCTCCTGAGCATTCGCGGCATCGGCGGCGCGGACGACTACAAGCCCAACGGCTCGCCCTCGGTCGCGCTGCATCTGGACGGCGTCTACCAGAGTTCGAACGCATATCTGGGCATGCCGCTGTTCGACATCGAGCGCATCGAAGTGCTGCGCGGACCGCAGGGCACGCTTTATGGCCGCAATTCCACTGCAGGCGTCGTCAACGCGATCACGCGCGGCGGCAGCGACAGCTTCGATGGCTATGTCGATGCGCGCTATGGCAGCTACGACAGCATGCGCGCCGAAGCCGCGATCAGCGGGCCGGTGGGTGAGAACGTGCGGGTCCGGCTGGCGGTGATGACCGATCAGGGCGGCGGTTTCATGGACGGCAAGGGCGCGGGCGATCTGGCCGGCGCGCGCCTCAGCGTGGGCGGCGTGGTGCAGACGCAGGTTCCGGCGATCACCGATCCCGGCGCACGCAAGGGCTTTGGCGACAAGGACCTGTTCGCGGCGCGCGGCACCGTGGACATAGAATTCGCGCCGGAAACGACGCTGACGCTGAAAGCCTTTGGCAGCCGCGACCGGGGCGATGCCCGCCAGTACGACCGCCTCAGCGCGGCGCAGGACAGCAGCGTCCTGAACGCAGGCGAGGACAGCGATCCCTACAGCTTCTATTCCAGCCAGTATTACGACCAGAGCATCGATATCAAAGGTGTCTCCGCACAGTTCTCACACCTTTTGAACGATTCCACCCGCCTCGACATGGTAGTTGGCGCCCAGTCCAGCCAGCGCGAAGTGGGCGGCAATGGTGACGGTACGCCCTATCCCCAGTACGAATATCTCTTCGACGAGGATCTGAGCCAGGCTTCGTTCGAACTGCGCCTGCGCAATGAACAGCAGGGCCGGTTCAACTGGCTGGTCGGCGGCTTCTTCATGAGCGACAAGATCGACTACACCAGCGAATGGAAGAGCTGGGCGGCGCGCACGATCTACCAGAACATCCACAACCAGCGTCGCCGTAGCGGCGCTCTGTTCGGCCAGGTCGATTATGAAGTGGTGTCCGGCGTGCGCCTGACCGGCGGTCTGCGCTATACCAGCGATCAGGTGGACTCCAAGGGCCGCAACGTCGATCTCAATCCCTGGGGTATCTCCAACTACCAGGCCTTCTTCGCCACCACCCCGAACTTCAGCTGGGACAAGCAGTTCAAGGACGATGACGTTTCGGGCCGGACCGCTGCGCAGTGGTTCATCAACGAGGACCTGAACGTCTTCGCATCGGTGGCGCGCGGCTATCGTTCGGGCGGCTTCGACGGCACCTCGATCCTGACGCCCGACGAGACCGAGCCCTTCCAGTCCGAGACGGTATGGGCCTACGAAGCGGGCGTGCGTTACCTGAAAGGGCCGCTGCGCCTCTCGCTTGACGCATTCGCCAATGACTTCAGCAACCTGCAGGCCACCACGCGCCTTGCCAACGACACCAATGGACGCACCAACGTCGGCAAGGCCCGGACACGCGGCATCGAAGGCGCGCTGAACCTGCGCCTCGTCAACAGCAGCGCGCACCAGCTCGATTTCGATGCCTCTGGCACGTATCTCTATTCGGAGATCACCGAGTTCAAATCAAACCGCATCGCCGACGTCACTTCGACCGTGGGCGATCCGCTGCCGGGCGCGCCCAAGTGGACGGGCCGCGTCGGCCTGGTCCACACTTACAGCTTCGGCGAGGGCTGGTCGCTCAGCAGCCGAGCCAACATCTTCTACCACGGCAAGGAATCCAACCGCCTCAACGCGCTGCCGGGTAACACGGCGCAGGCCTATACCCTGCTCAACGCGCGGATCGAACTGCAGTCGCCGCACGGATGGTCGATCTATGCGACGGGCCGCAACATCACCGACGAGGTCTACTTCCCGGAACTCAACGGAGCTTCGCGCATGGTCGGAGCGCCGGCCACTTATGCGGTGGGTGCACGGTTCAGCTTCTAATTCGCGCACTATCCAGGACAGGCGGCCGGGTGCGGCCGCCTGTCAAAACTTCAACGCAGCAGCCATTGCCGCAGCAGGCGCGTAACCTCTTCGGGGCTTTCGAGCGCCGGGAGGTGGCCGCATTCACGGATGCGGTAAAGACGCGAACCGCGAATACGCCCGTGCATTTCCTCGGCGTGTTCGGCCGGAGTGACCCGGTCGCCGTCGCCGACGACGATCATGGTGTCGGTGTCGATCGCCAGCAGGCTTTCCAGAAAGTCGGGGCGGTTCATGATCGCTTCCTGTTGGCGCAGGAATGCCGCTCCGCCGACACGACCAGCCATCGATCGCAGGTCTTCCGCAACGGCGCCTTCGACATGGCGGGGGTGGATGAGTTCGGTCAGCAGCTTATGGGTTATGCCCAGGAAACGGCCGCGTCGCAGGGATTCGATCCCGGCCTTGCGCTGCGCCGTCCGGGCCGGTGTATCGCCTCTTGCGCTGGTGTCGATCAGGGCCAGTCGTTCCACCCGTTCCGGCGCCTGGCGCATGATTTCCAGCGCGACATAACCGCCCATCGAAAGACCGGCGAGGGAAAAGCGGGCCGGTGCGACCGCCAGCGTCCTGCGCGCCATTGCCTCCACAGAGCGGTCGAGCGTGAGGTTGGCGATCATCGGCGCCGCAATGTCGGACAGGGCCTCCACCTGGTGGCGCCACAATTGCTGATCGCACAGCAGGCCGGGCAGGAATACGACCGGCTCCAGATCCGTATTCTCGGAAACCGCAAACTGCGGCATCCATGGCTGGGTCAAGGCCGGGATCGGATTGTTGTGGGGGGCTTGGTTCAACATCGGAGTCACTCTTCATCATTCTCTTGCCCTAGAAATATGCTGACTCCCGTTCATCTGTCCAATATGTGGCATAGTCGAATGCCATAGCTTTTGGAGATGCCGATGGAACTGCGACATATCCGGTATTTCCTGGCTTTGGCGGAGGAGTTGAACTTCACTCGGGCAGCCCGACGGCTGGGTATCGGGCAGCCCCCGCTTAGTCAGCAGATCAAGGATCTCGAACGGGAAGTAGGCACGGCGCTGTTTCACCGCCTGCCGCACGGCGCGCAGTTGACCGAAGCCGGGGAGGCGTTCTTGCAGAAAGTGAAGGACATGCCGGACCAAGCGGCCCTCGCGGTCAGGTCTGCGCAGCGTGCCGGGGCCGGGCAGACGGGGGCGATCCGGGTGGGTTTTACCGGGTCTGCGGCGTTCAACCCGCGTGTCCCGGCGGTTATCCGAACCTATCGCCGGCGATTTCCCGATGTGGATCTTTCGCTGCAGGAAGCCAATTCGAACGGTCTGGTCTCCTCGCTTCTGGACGAGTCGCTGGACGCGGCATTCCTGAGGCCCGGCGGCGTCAGCGAGGAAGGTCTGCGCTTCTATCAGATCGAGACCGAGCCACTGATCGCAGCGCTGGCTTCAAGCCGGATGCCGCACAGCGATCCGATCGCGCTTGGCGCGCTTCGCGAGGACCCCTTCATCATTACCCCGCGCCCACTGGGACCGACCCTGTTCGACGCGACGATAGCGGCGTGCCGCAATGCCGGTTTCGAACCCGTACTGGGGCAGTCCGCACCGCAGATCGCATCCATGCTTGCGCTGGTGGCAGCAGAACTGGGCGTGGCGCTCGTACCGGACTCGATGCGCGAGGCCGCCATGAAAGGTATCACCTATCACGATATCCTAGGCGGCGGCCCCACGACCAGTCTGGCGATCGCGATCCGCCGCGATGACCGGTCGCCCACCGTCGCGGCCTTCGTGAAGGAAGCGCGGTTCCAGGACGGCGCGGGCCGCGCGGACGACTGATCGGCGGCGGGGCGGCCGTTCGGACCGCCCCGCCGCCGCCCTTATCAGTCCATCAGCTTGCGGGTCAGGTAGGTCAGCCATAAGGCCGTGGTCTTGGCGGACTGGCGGATGTCCGCGCCCGATCCGTGCCCGCCTTCGGTGTTCTCGTAGAAGTAGTAGGGCAGGCCCATTTCCTCCATCCGCGCCGCGAACTTGCGGGCGTGCTGCGGCCCGGTGCGGTCGTCGCGCGTGGTGGTGAAGATGTAGGGCTCGGGGTATTTCACGCCCTTGCGCAGTGCGTGATAGGGTGACTTTTTCAGCCAGAACGCCCGCGCTTCGGGGTCGGCGTAGACATCGCCGTATTCGCCCTGCCAGCTTGTCCCCGCCGCGATCTTGCTGATGCGGATCATGTCGAGCAGCGGCACCTGGATGACCACCGCGTTGTAGAGTTCGGGGAACTCGGTCATCTCGACGCCCATCAGCAGGCCGCCGTTCGAACCGCCGACGATGCCCAGCCTGCGCGGCGAAGTGATCTTGCGGTCGATCATGTCGCGGGCCACGCTGGCAAAATCGTCATAGGCGACCTGCCGCTTCGTCTTCAGCGCGGCCTCATGCCATGCCGGGCCGAACTCGCCGCCGCCACGGATGTTGGCGAGCGCGAAGGCGCCGCCCCGCTCCAGCCACAACTTGCCGATGGTGCCCGAATAGGACGGCGTGGAATTGACCTGGAAGCCGCCGTAAGCGTCAAGCAGCACGGGCGTGGAACCATCCAGCGGTATGTCCCTGCGGTGGACCAGGAAGTAGGGGATCGCCGTTCCGTCGGTGGATTTCGCCTCGCGCTGTTCGACGACTAGGCCCTTGCTGTTGAAACGCGGCGGCAGGCTTTGGACCGGCTGCGCGGTAGCTGCGGCCGCGTCGACGAGGTACAGGCTGCTGGGCGTGGTGAACCCTTCGGCCCAGGCGAAAACGCGGTCCCCGTCTGTCTGCGCCGAACCGAAACGCAGGGCCAGCTTGTCGGGCAGGGGCAGCGTTGCCGTTGTCCATGCGCCGCCGGCGGCCGGCGCCAGCGAGAGCAGGCGGCCATTGACGTTGTCGAGAATGGAAACGAGCAGCCGGCCCTTGGTTGCCGAAACCGCCTCCAGCGCCTCGCGCGGGCCGGGATTCCATGCCAGCTTTGCGGAAAATCCCTCGGGACGCTGCATCACGTCGGTGAGCGGAGCGGTGGCGACCGAGCCGGAGGGCAGATCGCCCCAGGCCTCGTCCAGACGAAATACCACGCGGCCCGCGACGAGCCCGGCGACGGAAACCTTCTGCGGGATCGCCAGTTCGTGGACCTTGCCGTCGGCGGCGATCACGAAGCTGCGCTGATGGAAGAAGTCGATCGCGCGGGTGATGAGCTTCAGCGAATTGCCTTCACCGTCGTGCAGCACGGCGGGAAACATGCCGACATCGCTCTTGTCGCCCCGGAAGACCTCCACCGCTTGCGTGAATGGCTTTCCGCGCGTTACGCGCTTGACCACGTAGGGGTAGCCGGAAGTGGTGACTTCACCCGGCGTCCATTCGGTGGCGACGAGCAGGTGATCGCGGTCTTCCCACGTCACGCCCTGCTTTGCACGCGGGACATTGAAACCCCCTTCGACGAAGGTGCCGGAAGCCAGGTCGAACTCCCGCACTTCGACCGCATCTTCGCCGCCGTTCGACAGGGATACCAGGCAACGCTGCTGTTCTGGCTCCAGGCAGTCTGCGCCCTTGTAGACCCAGCTCTTGCCCTCGGCCTTGCCCAGCGCGTCGATGTCGAGAACGGTCTTCCAGGCCGGCTTGCCGCCGCGATACTCTTCCAGCGAGGTCTTGCGCCAGATGCCGCGCAGATGCTCCTCGTCCTGCCAGAAGTTATAGATCTGGCCATTCAAGAAGCTGG
Proteins encoded in this window:
- the proP gene encoding glycine betaine/L-proline transporter ProP, producing the protein MSSIRAPQAHLGWFKRRREMKVEDVTLVDRSTLNRAVGAAALGNAMEWFDFGVYGYIAVTLGRVFFPTGNPTAQLIATLATFTAAFLVRPLGGIVFGPLGDRYGRHKVLAFTMIMMAAGTFSIGLIPSYNSIGMAAPALLLAARLVQGFSTGGEYGGAATFIAEYSTDKRRGLMGSWLEFGTLGGYIAGAGTVTALQMSLSDADMLSWGWRLPFLVAGPLGLLGLYMRLKLEETPAFQAYSEEAEKREMDRPGLGNLFRVHWRQLLKCVGLVLVFNVTDYMLLTYMPSYLSVTMGYAESKGLLLIILVMLVMMPLNIVGGIFSDRLGRKPMIIGACTALLLLAVPCMLLIGTGNNWLIFLGLMLLGLALVCFTSSMPSTLPALFYTPVRYSGLSIAFNVSVSLFGGTTPLFTAWLVNVTGDPLVPAYYLMVAAAIGILTMLTVRETAGMPLRGSPPAVETKAEARALVAGDQPVTVDPVLPGSSPTPAAQPLKPTSGPALA
- a CDS encoding RNA polymerase sigma factor, whose translation is MTWLRDVDRWFIEEVLPHRVAFRKHAARLVAAADAEDLVQEAYARAIEASHHREIDNPRAFVLTIIRNLAFERHRRASVVRFEHLADMEAMDFADGAPDQFAVVSGQLELSRLMELMKTLPPQARTVVQLRRFEGMLPKDIAVRLGLSVSTVEKHLAKGLAILAFALQEAPAHAKGPTISSLWQRRRQQGN
- a CDS encoding FecR domain-containing protein codes for the protein MEDAAEWLAAMDAGTASRQDFEAWRAGDPRRAVAFAQVVDACQQIDRLRAVHERAPAPPQRLNRRTLLRAGAIAGGTAVAGGFLAVSAAARDHAATAVGERRTLILDDGTRVEMNTDTRISWRIKDGARSIWLEAGEIALDVRAPAGTRPDLRLSANGTDFNLRGGLFNARLQPESLDLLVLSGQAEMEGGARKTVKAGTFAQVIGRNISVRPAEPVALDRAQSWKNGQLVFEGESLDFVVAEFNRYLTDKLLVADPKLSRIRLGGRFTTTDPKDLLAALRASFGVRAQRSESGAIMLTAS
- a CDS encoding TonB-dependent receptor: MAFHSIVLPLILAAAPADAAAERTMSFNIPAQNMATSLNEFGRQAGVQMVFPYDVVVGQRSAPLKGRFTRSQALRRLIAGRGMAISLESRSIISLAAAPASPVSDMSGAKARSGGQDIVVTAQKRQEDLSKVPQAITVVSGEEVEKRRIVDFASMVDEVPGLSINYGFGGESYGLLSIRGIGGADDYKPNGSPSVALHLDGVYQSSNAYLGMPLFDIERIEVLRGPQGTLYGRNSTAGVVNAITRGGSDSFDGYVDARYGSYDSMRAEAAISGPVGENVRVRLAVMTDQGGGFMDGKGAGDLAGARLSVGGVVQTQVPAITDPGARKGFGDKDLFAARGTVDIEFAPETTLTLKAFGSRDRGDARQYDRLSAAQDSSVLNAGEDSDPYSFYSSQYYDQSIDIKGVSAQFSHLLNDSTRLDMVVGAQSSQREVGGNGDGTPYPQYEYLFDEDLSQASFELRLRNEQQGRFNWLVGGFFMSDKIDYTSEWKSWAARTIYQNIHNQRRRSGALFGQVDYEVVSGVRLTGGLRYTSDQVDSKGRNVDLNPWGISNYQAFFATTPNFSWDKQFKDDDVSGRTAAQWFINEDLNVFASVARGYRSGGFDGTSILTPDETEPFQSETVWAYEAGVRYLKGPLRLSLDAFANDFSNLQATTRLANDTNGRTNVGKARTRGIEGALNLRLVNSSAHQLDFDASGTYLYSEITEFKSNRIADVTSTVGDPLPGAPKWTGRVGLVHTYSFGEGWSLSSRANIFYHGKESNRLNALPGNTAQAYTLLNARIELQSPHGWSIYATGRNITDEVYFPELNGASRMVGAPATYAVGARFSF
- a CDS encoding alpha/beta fold hydrolase, with product MLNQAPHNNPIPALTQPWMPQFAVSENTDLEPVVFLPGLLCDQQLWRHQVEALSDIAAPMIANLTLDRSVEAMARRTLAVAPARFSLAGLSMGGYVALEIMRQAPERVERLALIDTSARGDTPARTAQRKAGIESLRRGRFLGITHKLLTELIHPRHVEGAVAEDLRSMAGRVGGAAFLRQQEAIMNRPDFLESLLAIDTDTMIVVGDGDRVTPAEHAEEMHGRIRGSRLYRIRECGHLPALESPEEVTRLLRQWLLR
- a CDS encoding LysR family transcriptional regulator, with translation MELRHIRYFLALAEELNFTRAARRLGIGQPPLSQQIKDLEREVGTALFHRLPHGAQLTEAGEAFLQKVKDMPDQAALAVRSAQRAGAGQTGAIRVGFTGSAAFNPRVPAVIRTYRRRFPDVDLSLQEANSNGLVSSLLDESLDAAFLRPGGVSEEGLRFYQIETEPLIAALASSRMPHSDPIALGALREDPFIITPRPLGPTLFDATIAACRNAGFEPVLGQSAPQIASMLALVAAELGVALVPDSMREAAMKGITYHDILGGGPTTSLAIAIRRDDRSPTVAAFVKEARFQDGAGRADD
- a CDS encoding prolyl oligopeptidase family protein, producing MSFAATPAPADPRDPADPWIWLEDANGPRVMDWVKSHNATTEQRLESDPHYQPFFNDALAILGAKDRIPSPSFLNGQIYNFWQDEEHLRGIWRKTSLEEYRGGKPAWKTVLDIDALGKAEGKSWVYKGADCLEPEQQRCLVSLSNGGEDAVEVREFDLASGTFVEGGFNVPRAKQGVTWEDRDHLLVATEWTPGEVTTSGYPYVVKRVTRGKPFTQAVEVFRGDKSDVGMFPAVLHDGEGNSLKLITRAIDFFHQRSFVIAADGKVHELAIPQKVSVAGLVAGRVVFRLDEAWGDLPSGSVATAPLTDVMQRPEGFSAKLAWNPGPREALEAVSATKGRLLVSILDNVNGRLLSLAPAAGGAWTTATLPLPDKLALRFGSAQTDGDRVFAWAEGFTTPSSLYLVDAAAATAQPVQSLPPRFNSKGLVVEQREAKSTDGTAIPYFLVHRRDIPLDGSTPVLLDAYGGFQVNSTPSYSGTIGKLWLERGGAFALANIRGGGEFGPAWHEAALKTKRQVAYDDFASVARDMIDRKITSPRRLGIVGGSNGGLLMGVEMTEFPELYNAVVIQVPLLDMIRISKIAAGTSWQGEYGDVYADPEARAFWLKKSPYHALRKGVKYPEPYIFTTTRDDRTGPQHARKFAARMEEMGLPYYFYENTEGGHGSGADIRQSAKTTALWLTYLTRKLMD